The sequence below is a genomic window from Halomonas halophila.
AGCGCCGAGACCGACGAGGCTGGCCGCCTGCGCCTCGACGACTGGGAGCTGCGCGACGACGTCCAGCAGGCCTGCAAGGACCTGTGGCCGCAGGTGACCACCGACAACCTGTTCGACATCACCGACTATGCTGGCTACAAGCACGAGTTCCTGAAGCTGTTCGGCTTCGAGCGCGACGACGTCGACTACGACGCCGACGTGGCGACCGAGCGGGACTTCGATGTCGTGAACCTGTAACGGGGCCCGGCGCGCCGGCGTCCCGTTTCCCGACTCACGCGCCAGGAGGTGCCCATGGACACACGGGACAGCAAGACGCCGGACGAGGAGCTGGAACACCTGCACGAGGTCAGCCAGCCCGAGGACTACGACCATCCGGAACCGGACGTGGAGCAGCCCGAGGCCCGCGAGCCTGACAGCGGTATGGCCTGGCTGCTGCCCGCGCTGATCGTGGTGGTGGCGGTGGTCGTCGTCGGCCTGCTGGTGATCGGCCTGACCGACTGAGTTGCGTCATGCGACGACGCCGGGCACGCGCCCGGCGTCGTCGTATTCGCGCGGCTGTTACGCTCGGCGCCTTCGGCCTAGAATGGGGCTCTGTTCCGCCCGCGAGAGAGCCCCCATGCCCGACGCTTCACCCCTTGCATCCGCCGTGCCGCTGTCCCGGCACGTGGGCGTGGTGGTGCTGCCGGGCTTCTCGCTGCTCGCCCAGGCCTGCGCCACCGAGCCGCTGGTGGTGGCCAATCGCCTGGCGGAGCGCAGCCTCTACCGGCTCTCCACCTATGCGATCGACGCGCGTCCGGTGCCCAGCGCCGCCGGCCAGGCGCTGGTGCCCGAGGCCTCGGCCGGCGAGCCGGATCAGGCCCTCGACATGCTGCTGGTCTGTGCCCCCGGACCGCTCTCAGGCAGCGTGCCCGAGGCGCTGCTCGGATGGCTGCGCCGGCTGGCCGCCGCCCGGGTGGTGCTGGGCGGCATCGGCGGCGGCACCGAGGTGCTGGCCCGGGCCGGGGTGCTCGAGGGCTACCGGGCGACCCTGCCCTGGACGCGCTTCGAGGCCTTCGCCCGCGACTACCCGCGGGTGCGCCTCTCCCAGCAGCTGTTCGAGATCGACCGCGACCGCTTGACCTGCGGCGGCGGCACCGCGGCCATGGACATGATGATGACGCTGATCGGCAGTCAGCACGGTGCCGAGCTGGCCGAACGCATCTCCGAGCACTTCGTGCTCGAGCGCATCCGCATGGGCGACGAGCCGCAGCAGGTGCCGCTGCGCACTCGGCTGGGCAACGCCCCGCAGAGTCTGATCGACGCGGTG
It includes:
- a CDS encoding GlxA family transcriptional regulator; translation: MPDASPLASAVPLSRHVGVVVLPGFSLLAQACATEPLVVANRLAERSLYRLSTYAIDARPVPSAAGQALVPEASAGEPDQALDMLLVCAPGPLSGSVPEALLGWLRRLAAARVVLGGIGGGTEVLARAGVLEGYRATLPWTRFEAFARDYPRVRLSQQLFEIDRDRLTCGGGTAAMDMMMTLIGSQHGAELAERISEHFVLERIRMGDEPQQVPLRTRLGNAPQSLIDAVALMESNIEEPLTTHELAEHLGISRRQLERLFKKHLQAVPSRYYLNLRLQQARRQLRESDRPAGEIALQTGFSSAAHFSTAYRNHFGITPREERLG